In Variovorax paradoxus, a single genomic region encodes these proteins:
- a CDS encoding VIT domain-containing protein, producing the protein MSYLEHARMTTTGGDAVMLEVVKAEGDLRGVLLEMTVEQRFRNPGATNVEVVYSFPLPWGAVLLGVDVQLGVRRLSGAVVEKAKAEAAYEDALAEGHAAIMLEKNHDLSYTLNLGNLAAGEACVVTLRYAQTLAFEQQGLRLLIPTVIAPRYGDPVADGGLQPHQAPVHSPVAAYPFDIALRLHGELARARVASPSHPVGIAFRQAKDHMQVSLARRGMLDRDFVLVVDQLAHASVAVLARDSVEPGSTVALASFCPRIPAHGPATTDVQLLVDCSGSMAGDSIDAARRALQSIVLQLGTGDRFSLSRFGSTVEHRSRSLWALTDITRLAAQRWVGALQADLGGTEMESALASTFALGGGAPSDVLVVTDGEISAIDATIASAKTSGHRVFVVGIGSSPAESHLRRLAEATGGACDFVAPGEAVEPAVLRMFARLRSPRLDAVRIEWPAGSRPAWVSALPASVFDGDTVNVFALLAGAPEGEVRLLGARPGAEAAEPIGIIRIGKVAAPVDALSKIAAHARVAELCGNPDVEVSAQGRRLAVAYQLVTDQTNYLLVAERAEGDRATDMPELHKVAQMVPAGWGGTSSIQFEATRAAPAGSMLMRSRAMPVPPVAAAAPMLYRKMAGSAPDIADTPAAGTPKALSAWLRKTPTKAWPTTYAALARQGIPPEVIDWLELVIAPLAAPEQEARTEETVVASFLHLLANVLAFEKPGQPEGVLRGTANAIRRLREAFAGAPGTVAANVDMRLVEHLAAQLAGMTPERWPDPVYALHAATSA; encoded by the coding sequence ATGAGCTATCTGGAACATGCGCGAATGACGACGACCGGCGGCGACGCCGTGATGCTCGAAGTCGTGAAGGCCGAGGGCGACCTGCGCGGCGTGCTGCTCGAAATGACCGTCGAGCAACGCTTCCGCAACCCGGGCGCCACGAACGTCGAGGTGGTCTACAGCTTTCCGCTGCCGTGGGGCGCGGTGCTGCTGGGCGTCGACGTGCAACTGGGCGTGCGGCGCCTGAGCGGCGCGGTGGTCGAAAAGGCAAAGGCCGAGGCCGCCTACGAAGACGCCCTGGCGGAAGGGCACGCGGCCATCATGCTGGAGAAGAACCACGACCTGAGCTACACGCTGAACCTGGGCAACCTCGCGGCGGGCGAAGCCTGCGTCGTGACGCTGCGCTATGCGCAGACCCTGGCGTTCGAACAGCAGGGCCTGCGCCTGCTGATTCCGACGGTGATCGCGCCGCGCTACGGCGACCCGGTGGCCGATGGCGGCCTGCAGCCGCATCAGGCGCCCGTGCACAGCCCGGTGGCGGCCTATCCTTTCGACATCGCGCTGCGGCTGCACGGCGAACTGGCGCGTGCGCGCGTGGCCTCGCCCAGCCATCCGGTGGGCATCGCGTTCCGGCAGGCGAAAGACCACATGCAGGTGTCGCTGGCGCGCCGGGGCATGCTCGACCGCGACTTCGTGCTGGTGGTCGACCAACTGGCGCACGCGTCCGTCGCCGTGCTGGCGCGCGACAGCGTCGAGCCTGGCAGCACCGTCGCGCTGGCCAGCTTCTGCCCGCGCATTCCAGCGCACGGCCCCGCCACCACCGATGTGCAGCTGCTGGTCGATTGCTCCGGCTCCATGGCCGGCGACAGCATCGACGCCGCGCGGCGCGCGCTGCAGTCGATCGTGCTGCAACTGGGCACCGGCGACCGCTTTTCGCTCTCGCGCTTCGGCTCCACGGTGGAGCATCGCTCGCGCAGCCTGTGGGCCCTGACGGACATCACCCGGCTGGCCGCGCAGCGCTGGGTCGGCGCGCTGCAGGCCGACCTGGGCGGCACCGAAATGGAAAGCGCGCTCGCCTCCACCTTCGCGCTGGGCGGCGGTGCGCCGAGCGACGTGCTGGTGGTGACCGATGGCGAGATCAGCGCCATCGACGCGACCATCGCGTCGGCAAAGACGTCGGGGCACCGCGTGTTCGTGGTGGGCATCGGCAGCAGTCCGGCGGAAAGCCACCTGCGGCGCCTGGCCGAGGCCACGGGCGGCGCCTGCGACTTCGTCGCGCCCGGCGAGGCGGTCGAGCCGGCGGTGCTGCGCATGTTCGCGCGCCTGCGTTCGCCGCGGCTCGACGCTGTGCGCATCGAATGGCCCGCGGGCTCGCGGCCCGCATGGGTGTCGGCGCTGCCGGCCTCGGTGTTCGACGGCGACACGGTGAACGTGTTCGCCCTGCTGGCTGGCGCCCCCGAAGGCGAAGTCCGCCTGCTGGGCGCTCGCCCGGGCGCAGAAGCGGCCGAGCCGATCGGCATCATCCGGATCGGCAAGGTTGCCGCGCCGGTCGACGCATTGAGCAAGATCGCGGCGCACGCACGCGTGGCCGAGCTGTGCGGAAATCCCGACGTCGAGGTCTCGGCGCAGGGCCGCCGGCTGGCGGTGGCCTACCAGTTGGTGACCGACCAGACCAACTACCTGCTGGTGGCGGAACGCGCCGAAGGCGACCGGGCCACCGACATGCCCGAGCTGCACAAGGTGGCGCAGATGGTGCCGGCGGGCTGGGGAGGCACGTCTTCCATCCAGTTCGAGGCCACGAGAGCCGCGCCCGCCGGCTCCATGCTGATGCGCTCGCGCGCCATGCCGGTGCCACCTGTCGCCGCGGCGGCCCCCATGCTGTACAGGAAGATGGCCGGATCGGCGCCCGACATTGCCGACACGCCTGCGGCAGGCACGCCCAAGGCGCTCAGCGCCTGGCTGCGCAAGACGCCGACGAAGGCATGGCCGACCACCTACGCCGCGCTGGCGCGGCAAGGCATTCCGCCCGAAGTGATCGACTGGCTCGAGCTGGTGATCGCCCCGCTTGCCGCGCCCGAGCAAGAAGCGCGGACGGAGGAGACGGTCGTCGCGTCCTTCCTCCACCTGCTGGCGAATGTGCTGGCCTTCGAGAAGCCCGGCCAGCCGGAAGGCGTTCTGCGGGGCACCGCCAACGCCATCCGGCGGCTGCGCGAGGCTTTTGCGGGCGCACCGGGGACCGTGGCGGCGAATGTCGACATGCGACTTGTCGAGCACCTGGCTGCCCAGTTGGCCGGAATGACGCCTGAGCGTTGGCCGGACCCGGTCTACGCCCTGCACGCGGCCACCAGCGCCTGA
- a CDS encoding VOC family protein: MAIHELFPYICVHDAAAAIDFYCKVFEVKEIFRLTEPSGRIGHAELDFHNGAILMLSDEFAECNIHSAKTLGGTAVTLHLHVDDADALVARAVAAGATLDMAPQDQFYGERSGVFRDPFGHRWNVGHSIEKLTPEEMQRRYTAMLLNPAG, encoded by the coding sequence ATGGCCATCCACGAACTCTTCCCCTACATCTGCGTTCACGACGCAGCCGCCGCCATCGACTTCTACTGCAAGGTCTTCGAGGTGAAGGAGATCTTCCGGCTCACGGAGCCGAGCGGCCGCATCGGCCACGCCGAACTGGACTTCCACAACGGCGCGATCCTGATGCTCTCGGACGAATTCGCCGAGTGCAATATCCACAGCGCGAAGACGCTGGGCGGCACCGCGGTCACGCTGCACCTGCATGTGGACGATGCCGACGCGTTGGTGGCGCGCGCGGTCGCTGCCGGCGCCACGCTGGACATGGCGCCGCAGGACCAGTTCTATGGGGAACGTTCCGGCGTCTTTCGCGACCCCTTCGGCCATCGCTGGAACGTGGGGCACAGCATCGAGAAGCTGACGCCGGAAGAAATGCAGCGGCGCTACACCGCGATGCTGCTCAACCCCGCCGGGTGA
- a CDS encoding DUF2065 domain-containing protein: protein MSADTFWSALALVLVIEGILPFVSPGGWRRGFGQLMQLRDGQLRFFGLCSILLGLALLWILG, encoded by the coding sequence GTGAGCGCCGACACTTTCTGGAGCGCATTGGCGCTCGTCCTGGTGATCGAAGGCATCCTGCCGTTCGTGTCGCCGGGAGGGTGGCGGCGCGGCTTCGGGCAGCTCATGCAGCTGCGCGACGGCCAGCTTCGTTTCTTCGGACTTTGTAGCATCCTGCTGGGTTTGGCACTCCTTTGGATCTTGGGGTAG
- the hflC gene encoding protease modulator HflC, protein MNRIGFIASSILVLLVLLSSTLFVVDQRQFGVVYALGQIKQVITEPGLNFKLPPPFQNVSYIDKRLLTLSSIDTEPMLTAEKQRVVIDWYVRWRISDPQAYIRNVGLDENAGAMQLNRVVRNAFQENINKRTVRDLISVRREALMADVQREVLSVVKGAKPWGVDVVDVRITRVDYVEAITESVYRRMEAERKRVANELRSTGTAEGEKIRADADRQREVIVANAYRDAQKIKGEGDAQAAAAYSEAFGRDPQFAQFYRSLEAYKQSFNKKSDVLVLDPSSDFFRAMQSSGSTTSAPRR, encoded by the coding sequence ATGAACAGAATCGGATTCATCGCATCGTCGATCCTCGTCTTGCTCGTGCTGCTGAGCTCGACCCTCTTCGTGGTCGACCAGCGCCAGTTCGGCGTGGTCTATGCCCTCGGCCAGATCAAGCAGGTCATTACCGAGCCGGGCCTGAACTTCAAGCTGCCGCCGCCGTTCCAGAACGTGTCGTACATCGACAAGCGGCTGCTGACGCTCTCCAGCATCGACACCGAGCCCATGCTCACGGCTGAAAAGCAGCGCGTGGTGATCGACTGGTACGTGCGCTGGCGCATCAGCGACCCGCAGGCCTACATCCGCAACGTTGGCCTCGACGAGAACGCCGGCGCGATGCAGCTCAACCGCGTGGTGCGCAATGCGTTCCAGGAAAACATCAACAAGCGAACCGTGCGCGACCTGATCTCGGTGCGCCGCGAGGCCCTGATGGCCGACGTGCAGCGCGAAGTGCTGTCGGTGGTGAAGGGCGCCAAGCCCTGGGGCGTCGACGTGGTCGACGTGCGCATCACCCGTGTCGACTACGTGGAGGCCATCACCGAATCGGTTTATCGCCGCATGGAAGCCGAGCGCAAGCGCGTGGCCAACGAACTGCGCTCGACCGGTACGGCCGAAGGCGAAAAGATCCGCGCGGACGCCGACCGCCAGCGCGAAGTGATCGTTGCCAACGCATACCGCGACGCGCAGAAGATCAAGGGTGAGGGCGATGCCCAGGCCGCCGCCGCCTACAGCGAGGCCTTCGGCCGCGACCCGCAGTTCGCCCAGTTCTACCGCAGCCTCGAGGCCTACAAGCAGAGCTTCAACAAGAAGAGCGACGTGCTGGTGCTCGATCCGTCGTCGGACTTCTTCCGCGCCATGCAGAGCTCGGGCTCGACCACCAGCGCCCCTCGTCGTTGA
- a CDS encoding helix-turn-helix domain-containing protein has translation MKSNPPAPATTYALADLCVLADLPLRTVRYYVQLGIVDRPEGETRAARYGARQLEQLLLIKKWTAAGVSLERIREMLHSDQQAPIPARPRAPGSVEVRSHLTVADGIEVVIEPGRAGLSPAQVRDFIQGVMAAFAAVSSADSSEKN, from the coding sequence ACCTGTGCGTGCTGGCGGATCTCCCGCTGCGCACCGTGCGCTACTACGTGCAGCTCGGCATCGTCGACCGGCCCGAGGGCGAGACCCGCGCCGCGCGCTACGGCGCCCGCCAGCTGGAGCAGTTGCTGCTCATCAAGAAGTGGACGGCCGCCGGCGTGTCGCTGGAGCGCATCCGGGAGATGCTGCACAGCGACCAGCAGGCCCCGATACCGGCACGCCCGCGCGCGCCCGGCTCGGTGGAAGTGCGCAGCCACCTGACGGTGGCGGACGGCATCGAGGTGGTCATCGAGCCCGGCCGCGCGGGCCTTTCCCCGGCGCAGGTGCGCGATTTCATACAGGGCGTGATGGCGGCCTTCGCGGCTGTCTCCAGCGCCGATTCCTCCGAGAAGAACTGA
- a CDS encoding adenylosuccinate synthase: MSVTTGRNVVVVGTQWGDEGKGKLVDWLTESAQGVVRFQGGHNAGHTLVINGVKTALHLIPSGIMRPGVKCYIGNGVVLSAAKLFEEIEGLEKAGVEVRSRLRISEACPLILPFHAALDIAREAYREKGGIEKIGTTGRGIGPAYEDKIARRALRVQDLKHPERFAAKLRVLLDLHNHVLTQVLSAPAIDYDEVFDEAMKHAELLKPMMADVSRELNDAHKNGANLLFEGAQGTLLDVDHGTYPYVTSSNCVAGNAAAGSGVGPGMLHYILGITKAYCTRVGGGPFPTELDWATPGTPGYHMSTVGAEKGVTTGRSRRCGWFDAALLKRSAQVNGLSGLCITKLDVLDGLEKLELCTGYELDGEVTDILPMGADEIERCTPIYETLEGWSESTVGVTQYDKLPINARLYLQRIEQVTGVPIHMVSTSPDRDHTIMMRHPYLAD; encoded by the coding sequence ATGAGCGTAACCACCGGAAGAAACGTGGTCGTCGTCGGCACCCAATGGGGCGACGAAGGCAAAGGCAAGCTGGTCGACTGGCTGACGGAAAGCGCCCAGGGCGTGGTCCGCTTCCAGGGCGGCCACAACGCGGGCCACACGCTGGTCATCAACGGCGTGAAAACCGCGTTGCACCTGATCCCGAGCGGCATCATGCGGCCCGGCGTCAAGTGCTACATCGGCAACGGCGTGGTGCTGTCGGCCGCCAAGCTGTTCGAGGAAATCGAAGGGCTGGAGAAGGCCGGTGTCGAAGTGCGTTCGCGCCTGCGCATCAGCGAGGCCTGCCCGCTGATCCTGCCGTTCCACGCCGCGCTGGACATCGCGCGCGAGGCCTACCGCGAAAAGGGCGGCATCGAGAAGATCGGCACCACCGGCCGCGGCATCGGCCCGGCGTATGAAGACAAGATCGCCCGCCGTGCGCTGCGCGTGCAGGACCTGAAGCACCCCGAGCGCTTCGCGGCCAAGCTGCGCGTGCTGCTCGACCTGCACAACCACGTGCTGACGCAGGTGCTGAGTGCCCCGGCCATCGACTACGACGAAGTCTTCGACGAAGCGATGAAGCACGCCGAGCTGCTCAAGCCCATGATGGCCGACGTCTCGCGCGAACTGAACGACGCGCACAAGAACGGCGCCAACCTGCTGTTCGAAGGCGCGCAGGGCACGCTGCTGGACGTGGACCACGGCACCTACCCGTACGTCACCTCCAGCAACTGCGTGGCAGGCAATGCCGCCGCCGGTTCGGGCGTGGGCCCGGGCATGCTGCACTACATCCTCGGCATCACCAAGGCCTACTGCACGCGCGTCGGCGGCGGTCCGTTCCCCACCGAACTCGACTGGGCCACGCCCGGCACCCCGGGCTACCACATGAGCACCGTGGGCGCCGAAAAGGGCGTGACCACCGGCCGCAGCCGCCGTTGCGGCTGGTTCGACGCCGCGCTGCTCAAGCGCTCGGCGCAAGTCAACGGCCTGTCGGGCCTGTGCATCACCAAGCTCGACGTGCTGGACGGCCTCGAGAAGCTCGAGCTGTGCACAGGCTACGAACTCGACGGCGAAGTCACCGACATCCTGCCGATGGGCGCCGACGAGATCGAGCGCTGCACGCCCATCTACGAAACCCTCGAAGGCTGGAGCGAAAGCACCGTGGGCGTCACGCAGTACGACAAGCTGCCGATCAATGCGCGGCTGTACCTGCAGCGCATCGAGCAGGTCACTGGCGTGCCGATCCACATGGTGTCGACCAGCCCCGACCGTGACCACACGATCATGATGCGCCACCCCTACCTGGCCGACTGA
- a CDS encoding helix-turn-helix domain-containing protein, with protein MQLTRQPAAHLQPFVRLLWASAPEGSRVARPGAREHVLPTGGMHLVFRLSGPPLKLFAGANDPQGETHGYAIVGGARSAFYMRDVSVATRSVGAQLEPGAARLLLGAPEDALAGRHTALDALWGAQPTADALAQIHAAYSAERQLAVFEALLTGRIVASLNAGMRGLHPAIAQALGPIARGSGSIAELVERSGYSHRRFIALFRGAIGLTPKEYARVMRFDRALALAAGSVQGWADVASAAGYSDQAHLSREFSALAGMPPQAWRRTGAASPRHVPASTAAGQIRSRR; from the coding sequence ATGCAGCTGACCCGCCAGCCCGCGGCGCATCTGCAGCCGTTCGTGCGGCTGCTGTGGGCCTCCGCGCCCGAAGGCAGTCGCGTCGCGCGACCCGGGGCGCGCGAGCACGTGCTGCCAACTGGCGGAATGCACCTGGTGTTCCGGCTCTCGGGCCCGCCGCTGAAGCTGTTCGCCGGCGCGAACGATCCACAGGGTGAGACCCACGGCTACGCGATCGTCGGCGGCGCGCGGTCGGCCTTCTACATGCGCGACGTCTCGGTGGCCACGCGGTCCGTCGGCGCGCAGCTCGAGCCGGGCGCTGCGCGCCTCCTGCTGGGTGCCCCCGAAGACGCGCTTGCCGGCCGGCATACGGCGCTCGACGCGCTCTGGGGCGCGCAGCCCACCGCAGACGCGCTCGCGCAGATTCATGCCGCGTACTCCGCCGAACGGCAGCTGGCGGTTTTCGAAGCCCTGCTCACCGGGCGCATCGTTGCATCGCTGAACGCCGGCATGCGAGGGCTTCACCCGGCCATCGCCCAGGCGCTCGGCCCCATCGCTCGAGGGAGCGGCTCGATCGCGGAACTGGTGGAACGCAGCGGCTACAGCCATCGCCGCTTCATCGCCCTCTTTCGCGGTGCGATCGGCCTGACGCCGAAGGAATATGCGCGGGTCATGCGCTTCGATCGCGCGCTGGCTTTGGCAGCCGGAAGCGTACAGGGCTGGGCCGATGTGGCGTCGGCGGCGGGATACAGCGACCAGGCCCACCTGAGCCGCGAGTTTTCGGCGCTGGCGGGCATGCCGCCACAGGCGTGGCGCCGGACGGGAGCGGCGTCGCCACGGCACGTTCCGGCAAGCACAGCCGCGGGTCAAATTCGTTCAAGACGCTAG
- a CDS encoding phosphoribosyltransferase, giving the protein MLTEDGKHLYVSYDEYHNLIEKLAIKVHQSGWQFDTILCLARGGMRPGDVLSRIFDKPLAIMSTSSYRADAGTVQGHLDIARFITTPKGEIAGKVLLVDDLADSGHTLHAVMDMLRNNYPPITELRSAVIWTKALSTFTPDYQVEFLATNPWIHQPFEGYDSMGAEKLIEKWSV; this is encoded by the coding sequence ATGTTGACCGAAGACGGCAAGCATCTCTACGTCAGCTACGACGAGTACCACAACCTGATCGAGAAGCTCGCGATCAAGGTGCACCAGTCGGGCTGGCAGTTCGACACCATCCTGTGCCTGGCGCGCGGCGGCATGCGCCCCGGCGATGTGCTCTCGCGCATCTTCGACAAGCCGCTGGCGATCATGTCGACCAGCTCGTACCGCGCCGATGCCGGCACGGTCCAGGGCCATCTCGACATCGCACGCTTCATCACCACGCCCAAGGGCGAGATCGCAGGCAAGGTGCTGCTGGTGGACGACCTGGCCGATTCGGGCCACACGCTGCACGCCGTGATGGACATGCTGCGCAACAACTACCCACCCATCACCGAGCTGCGCAGCGCCGTGATCTGGACCAAGGCGCTGTCGACCTTCACGCCTGACTACCAGGTGGAATTCCTGGCCACCAACCCGTGGATCCATCAGCCCTTCGAAGGCTACGACTCCATGGGCGCCGAAAAGCTCATCGAGAAGTGGTCGGTCTGA
- a CDS encoding ATP phosphoribosyltransferase regulatory subunit, with translation MSAWVLPDHIADVLPSEARHIEELRRQLLDTARGYGYELVMPPLLEHLESLLSGTGEALDLQTFKLVDQLSGRSMGLRADTTPQVARIDAHLLNRDGVARLCYCGPVLHTRPDRPHATREPLQFGAEIYGHAGLEADTETLLLALDCLDAAGLREGVIVDLADARIVRALFAGVPVDAAVLARVHAALAAKDASELASLTKDFPAASRDGLRALIGLYGDAAVLDEAAKALKDTPGVGAALADLKQLAAGLGGVAGRQISFDLADLRGYAYYSGMRFGIYVPGAADSLVRGGRYDEVGAVFGRNRPAVGFSLDVRELVGVLPARPLRAAIRAPWSDAAGLRQAIAQLRKSGETVVCVLPGHGSEIDEFHCDRELVEQAGQWSVRTI, from the coding sequence ATGTCCGCTTGGGTCCTTCCGGATCACATTGCCGATGTGCTGCCTTCCGAGGCGCGCCACATCGAAGAACTTCGACGCCAGCTGCTCGATACCGCCCGTGGCTACGGCTACGAGCTGGTGATGCCGCCGCTGCTCGAGCACCTGGAGTCGCTGCTTTCCGGCACCGGCGAGGCGCTCGACCTCCAAACCTTCAAGCTCGTCGACCAGCTCTCCGGCCGCAGCATGGGCCTTCGTGCCGACACCACCCCCCAGGTGGCGCGCATCGATGCCCACCTGCTGAACCGCGACGGCGTGGCCCGCCTGTGCTACTGCGGCCCGGTGCTCCACACCCGCCCGGACCGGCCGCACGCCACCCGTGAGCCGCTGCAGTTCGGCGCCGAGATCTACGGCCACGCCGGCCTCGAGGCCGACACCGAAACCCTGCTGCTGGCGCTCGATTGCCTCGACGCCGCCGGCCTGCGCGAAGGCGTGATCGTCGACCTGGCCGACGCCCGCATCGTGCGCGCACTGTTCGCCGGCGTGCCGGTCGACGCCGCGGTGCTCGCCCGGGTTCATGCCGCGCTGGCCGCCAAGGATGCCAGCGAGCTTGCCTCGCTCACCAAGGATTTCCCGGCCGCTTCGCGCGACGGGCTGCGCGCCCTGATCGGGCTCTATGGCGACGCCGCCGTGCTCGACGAGGCCGCCAAGGCGCTCAAGGACACGCCCGGGGTGGGCGCGGCCCTGGCCGACCTCAAGCAGCTCGCCGCCGGCCTGGGCGGCGTTGCCGGCCGCCAGATCAGTTTCGACCTGGCCGACCTGCGCGGTTATGCCTACTACAGCGGCATGCGGTTCGGCATCTACGTGCCCGGCGCAGCCGATTCGCTGGTGCGTGGCGGCCGCTACGACGAGGTGGGGGCCGTGTTCGGCCGTAACCGCCCGGCCGTCGGCTTCAGCCTCGACGTGCGCGAACTGGTCGGCGTGCTGCCGGCCCGCCCGCTGCGCGCCGCCATCCGCGCGCCCTGGAGCGACGCGGCCGGGCTGCGTCAGGCGATTGCCCAATTGCGCAAGTCCGGTGAAACGGTAGTCTGCGTGCTGCCGGGCCATGGCAGCGAAATCGATGAATTCCACTGCGACCGCGAGCTCGTCGAGCAAGCAGGCCAGTGGAGTGTCCGAACGATCTGA